One genomic segment of Coffea arabica cultivar ET-39 chromosome 6e, Coffea Arabica ET-39 HiFi, whole genome shotgun sequence includes these proteins:
- the LOC113695474 gene encoding uncharacterized protein, whose product MVEFHLQRYKNLNETDARLLLLLLLGAVIRVGQTRMKKMKQKQQAWKVEIEAKKADGLAFGLKATKALPPPATAAARKLFRFSLRLKLSSVVIHVKSKHKPSVWPNPLKFFKSKFAPKFSDKFRGRTIPAAAAKTTLNIPPPPRWKAMTIIKGWDCCGGGSSSAWLQNLYLLRQSISQKDQNGIVLQLAVNVSGWTGPIRYVASSVFENDAGFGRKLSIILVLLLLVTVFISPSLRCASSLSVGGAFGILQSLGIRIKSFQLNVRSFAVENSDGLIFR is encoded by the exons ATGGTTGAGTTTCATTTGCAGAGGTACAAGAACTTAAACGAGACCGACGCAAGattattgttgttattattattaggaGCCGTTATCAGAGTGGGGCAGACTaggatgaagaagatgaagcaGAAGCAGCAAGCATGGAAAGTGGAAATAGAAGCCAAGAAGGCCGATGGCTTGGCTTTCGGGCTCAAGGCAACCAAGGCCTTGCCGCCACCGGCGACTGCTGCTGCTCGCAAGTTGTTCCGATTTTCACTGCGCCTGAAGCTTTCCTCAGTCGTCATCCATGTCAAATCTAAACACAAACCTTCAGTCTGGCCCAACCCCCTCAAATTCTTCAAATCTAAATTTGCGCCAAAGTTTAGCGACAAATTTCGCGGAAGAACCAttcctgctgctgctgctaaGACAACTCTCAACATCCCTCCTCCACCAAGATGGAAGGCGATGACTATCATCAAG GGATGGGATTGTTGTGGTGGTGGTAGCTCTTCCGCATGGCTTCAAAATCTTTACCTCTTGCGGCAATCGATATCCCAGAAAGATCAAAATGGGATAGTACTACAACTAGCAGTTAATGTTTCGGGGTGGACAGGGCCTATCAGATACGTTGCTTCTTCAGTATTCGAGAATGATGCGGGTTTTGGCAGAAAACTGAGCATCATACTAGTGTTGTTGCTGCTGGTTACGGTGTTTATTAGTCCCTCCCTCCGTTGTGCATCCTCTCTCTCTGTTGGTGGTGCGTTCGGGATCCTTCAAAGCCTAGGCATTAGAATAAAGTCTTTCCAGCTGAACGTGCGTTCATTTGCGGTTGAGAATTCAGATGGGTTGATTTTCCGTTAA
- the LOC113697280 gene encoding MACPF domain-containing protein CAD1-like isoform X1, with protein sequence MEENAAALHTAISAVHALGRGFDVNFDTRLLYCKGVSGATVVEIDEGNTRDLCLYDNLVVPSVSRDIKTFSEPAARHASGVCTYDEMVEYFNRRANLFGHSPLGSFNAAFSYTGSKHIDAATTKTLSIDGFFIPLAKLELRKSSMVLQQNARRAIPTLWDPPALASFIENFGTHVITSVTIGGKDVIYVKQHDSSSLSTMEIKSYVQDIGNQRFSSAESLTSSGLLKYKDKGHDPSLFNSQGIYPQPSITPILAGNGKEDVTVIFRRRGGDDLEQSHTQWARTVQSSPDVIEMQFYPISLLLDGVRGKEHLTRAIDLYLDHKPQIEELRYFLEFQVPRTWAPLQDRLPGQSRKEPVCPSLQFSMMGQKLYVSPEQVSVGRKPVTGMRLHLEGSKQNRLCINLQHLASLPKILQPYWESHVAIGAPKWQGPEEQDSRWFEPVKWKNFSHVSTAPVESPETFIGDFSGVYVVTGAQLGVWDFGSRNVLHMKLLYSRLPGCTVRRSLWDHAPNEKLRKQVATGSNSSDLTSGSGEKLAGNKLAKFVDTTEMCKGPEDPPGHWLVTGGKLGVEKGRVVLRLKYSLLNY encoded by the exons ATGGAGGAAAATGCAGCAGCTTTGCATACTGCTATCAGTGCCGTGCATGCCTTGGGCAGGGGCTTTGATGTCAACTTTGATACCAGATTGCTTTACTGCAAGGGAGTTTCAGGCGCCACTGTAGTGGAGATCGACGAGGGCAATACCAGGGATCTCTGTTTGTATGATAACTTAGTTGTCCCCAGTGTTTCCAGGGATATCAAGACCTTTTCTGAGCCTGCTGCCCGTCATGCCTCTGGTGTTTGCACTTATGATGAG ATGGTGGAGTATTTTAATAGAAGGGCAAATTTATTTGGACATTCTCCTCTTGGAAGCTTCAATGCCGCATTTAGCTATACTGGGTCTAAGCACATAGATGCTGCTACTACAAAGACCCTTTCCATAGATGGATTCTTCATTCCTCTTGCAAAGCTTGAACTCCGGAAATCTTCCATGGTATTGCAACAAAATGCTAGAAGAGCAATACCAACGTTATGGGATCCACCAGCCTTGGCTAG CTTCATTGAAAACTTTGGGACCCATGTTATTACATCTGTAACTATTGGAGGGAAAGATGTTATATATGTGAAACAACATGACTCGTCATCTTTGTCGACCATGGAAATAAAAAGTTACGTCCAAGACATTGGAAATCAAAGGTTCTCGAGTGCAGAAAGTCTAACGAGTTCAGGTTTATTGAAATACAAGGATAAG GGACATGATCCTTCTTTATTCAACAGCCAAGGGATATATCCACAACCAAGTATTACACCTATTCTTGCAGGCAATGGAAAAGAG GATGTTACAGTCATCTTCAGACGAAGGGGAGGGGATGATCTTGAACAAAGTCATACTCAATGGGCAAGAACAGTTCAATCCTCTCCAGATGTTATTGAGATGCAGTTTTATCCAATTTCACTCCTTCTTGATGGGGTTAGAGGAAAGGAGCATTTAACACGAGCTATAGATCTCTACCTGGACC ACAAACCTCAGATTGAAGAGCTGAGATATTTTCTAGAGTTTCAGGTCCCTCGAACATGGGCCCCTCTGCAGGACAGGCTTCCAGGTCAATCAAGAAAGGAACCTGTTTGCCCATCTCTGCAGTTTAGCATGATGGGGCAAAAGCTTTATGTCAGCCCGGAGCAA GTATCAGTGGGACGCAAGCCTGTGACAGGCATGCGGCTTCATCTGGAAGGATCCAAGCAGAATCGTCTGTGTATTAACCTTCAACATCTGGCATCTCTTCCTAAGATCCTCCAGCCATACTGGGAGTCACACGTGGCAATTGGCGCTCCAAAGTGGCAGGGTCCTGAAGAACAAGATAGTAGATGGTTTGAGCCTGTGAAGTGGAAGAACTTTTCGCATGTGAGCACTGCACCAGTAGAGAGCCCTGAAACGTTCATAGGTGATTTCTCAGGCGTGTATGTAGTCACTGGAGCACAGCTTGGGGTGTGGGATTTTGGTTCACGGAATGTGTTGCATATGAAGCTTTTATATTCACGGCTTCCGGGATGCACCGTACGAAGATCATTATGGGATCATGCCCCAAATGAAAAATTGAGGAAGCAGGTTGCGACAGGAAGTAACAGCAGTGATTTGACTTCAGGTTCAGGGGAGAAGTTAGCAGGCAACAAGTTGGCAAAATTTGTGGACACAACAGAGATGTGCAAGGGACCAGAAGATCCTCCAGGTCATTGGCTGGTTACAGGAGGAAAGCTTGGGGTAGAGAAAGGGAGAGTTGTGTTGAGGCTAAAATATTCTTTGCTGAATTATTGA
- the LOC113697280 gene encoding MACPF domain-containing protein CAD1-like isoform X2, translating into MVEYFNRRANLFGHSPLGSFNAAFSYTGSKHIDAATTKTLSIDGFFIPLAKLELRKSSMVLQQNARRAIPTLWDPPALASFIENFGTHVITSVTIGGKDVIYVKQHDSSSLSTMEIKSYVQDIGNQRFSSAESLTSSGLLKYKDKGHDPSLFNSQGIYPQPSITPILAGNGKEDVTVIFRRRGGDDLEQSHTQWARTVQSSPDVIEMQFYPISLLLDGVRGKEHLTRAIDLYLDHKPQIEELRYFLEFQVPRTWAPLQDRLPGQSRKEPVCPSLQFSMMGQKLYVSPEQVSVGRKPVTGMRLHLEGSKQNRLCINLQHLASLPKILQPYWESHVAIGAPKWQGPEEQDSRWFEPVKWKNFSHVSTAPVESPETFIGDFSGVYVVTGAQLGVWDFGSRNVLHMKLLYSRLPGCTVRRSLWDHAPNEKLRKQVATGSNSSDLTSGSGEKLAGNKLAKFVDTTEMCKGPEDPPGHWLVTGGKLGVEKGRVVLRLKYSLLNY; encoded by the exons ATGGTGGAGTATTTTAATAGAAGGGCAAATTTATTTGGACATTCTCCTCTTGGAAGCTTCAATGCCGCATTTAGCTATACTGGGTCTAAGCACATAGATGCTGCTACTACAAAGACCCTTTCCATAGATGGATTCTTCATTCCTCTTGCAAAGCTTGAACTCCGGAAATCTTCCATGGTATTGCAACAAAATGCTAGAAGAGCAATACCAACGTTATGGGATCCACCAGCCTTGGCTAG CTTCATTGAAAACTTTGGGACCCATGTTATTACATCTGTAACTATTGGAGGGAAAGATGTTATATATGTGAAACAACATGACTCGTCATCTTTGTCGACCATGGAAATAAAAAGTTACGTCCAAGACATTGGAAATCAAAGGTTCTCGAGTGCAGAAAGTCTAACGAGTTCAGGTTTATTGAAATACAAGGATAAG GGACATGATCCTTCTTTATTCAACAGCCAAGGGATATATCCACAACCAAGTATTACACCTATTCTTGCAGGCAATGGAAAAGAG GATGTTACAGTCATCTTCAGACGAAGGGGAGGGGATGATCTTGAACAAAGTCATACTCAATGGGCAAGAACAGTTCAATCCTCTCCAGATGTTATTGAGATGCAGTTTTATCCAATTTCACTCCTTCTTGATGGGGTTAGAGGAAAGGAGCATTTAACACGAGCTATAGATCTCTACCTGGACC ACAAACCTCAGATTGAAGAGCTGAGATATTTTCTAGAGTTTCAGGTCCCTCGAACATGGGCCCCTCTGCAGGACAGGCTTCCAGGTCAATCAAGAAAGGAACCTGTTTGCCCATCTCTGCAGTTTAGCATGATGGGGCAAAAGCTTTATGTCAGCCCGGAGCAA GTATCAGTGGGACGCAAGCCTGTGACAGGCATGCGGCTTCATCTGGAAGGATCCAAGCAGAATCGTCTGTGTATTAACCTTCAACATCTGGCATCTCTTCCTAAGATCCTCCAGCCATACTGGGAGTCACACGTGGCAATTGGCGCTCCAAAGTGGCAGGGTCCTGAAGAACAAGATAGTAGATGGTTTGAGCCTGTGAAGTGGAAGAACTTTTCGCATGTGAGCACTGCACCAGTAGAGAGCCCTGAAACGTTCATAGGTGATTTCTCAGGCGTGTATGTAGTCACTGGAGCACAGCTTGGGGTGTGGGATTTTGGTTCACGGAATGTGTTGCATATGAAGCTTTTATATTCACGGCTTCCGGGATGCACCGTACGAAGATCATTATGGGATCATGCCCCAAATGAAAAATTGAGGAAGCAGGTTGCGACAGGAAGTAACAGCAGTGATTTGACTTCAGGTTCAGGGGAGAAGTTAGCAGGCAACAAGTTGGCAAAATTTGTGGACACAACAGAGATGTGCAAGGGACCAGAAGATCCTCCAGGTCATTGGCTGGTTACAGGAGGAAAGCTTGGGGTAGAGAAAGGGAGAGTTGTGTTGAGGCTAAAATATTCTTTGCTGAATTATTGA
- the LOC113695915 gene encoding serine/threonine-protein kinase STY13-like isoform X3: MSCSDKYNRGEQRDCETPVVGCESDEGASRNGSTTTATSPHFCIDQKVLVDPKQLFIGSKIGEGAHGKVYQGRYGDRIVAIKVLNHGNNSEERTALEGRFAREVTMMSRVKHENLVKFIGACKDPLMVLVTELLPGMSLRKYLVSIRPKQLDLRVALNYALDIARAMDCLHANGIIHRDLKPDNLLLTANQQSVKLADFGLAREESVTEMMTAETGTYRWMAPELYSTVTLRQGEKKHYNNKQERPSIPEDISPDLAFIMQSCWVEDPNLRPSFSQIIRMLNEFLFALPPPEPSLQEARSNEATVTSNGSIAELSARARGKFAFLRQLFAAKKARNSQ; the protein is encoded by the exons ATGAGTTGCAGTGACAAGTATAACAGAGGAGAACAGAGGGACTGCGAAACACCAGTTGTCGGTTGTGAATCAGATGAGGGTGCCTCCAGGAATGGATCAACAACAACCGCAACCTCCCCACATTTTTGTATTGATCAAAAAGTTCTCGTTGACCCTAAACAGCTCTTTATTGGATCAAAGATTGGTGAGGGAGCTCATGGAAAAGTTTACCAAGGGAG GTATGGAGATCGAATTGTTGCCATAAAGGTCCTCAATCATGGCAACAATTCTGAAGAAAGGACTGCACTTGAAGGTCGTTTTGCCCGAGAAGTGACAATGATGTCAAGAGTTAAGCATGAAAATCTTGTGAAG TTTATTGGAGCGTGTAAAGATCCCTTGATGGTGTTAGTTACAGAGCTATTACCAGGCATGTCACTTCGAAAGTATTTGGTCAGCATCCGTCCAAAGCAGTTGGATCTTCGTGTGGCACTAAATTATGCCCTTGACATTGCTCGAGCTATGGATTGTTTACATGCTAATGGGATTATCCATAGAGATCTTAAACCTG ATAACTTGTTGCTTACGGCCAATCAGCAGTCTGTGAAGCTAGCAGATTTTGGCCTTGCAAGGGAAGAATCTGTAACCGAAATGATGACTGCAGAAACAGGGACATATCGTTGGATGGCCCCTGAG TTGTACAGCACTGTTACCCTGCGTCAGGGAGAGAAGAAGCATTACAATAATAAG CAAGAGAGGCCTTCCATTCCAGAAGACATTTCCCCTGATCTCGCTTTCATTATGCAGTCATGCTGGGTTGAGGATCCCAATCTGCGACCTAGCTTCAGCCAAATCATCAGGATGCTGAACGAATTTCTCTTTGCACTGCCGCCACCAGAACCATCTTTGCAGGAAGCCCGGTCCAATGAAGCAACAGTTACAAGTAATGGCAGTATTGCAGAACTTTCTGCGCGAGCTAGAGGGAAATTTGCCTTTCTGCGTCAGCTCTTTGCTGCAAAGAAGGCAAGAAACTCACAGTAA
- the LOC113695915 gene encoding serine/threonine-protein kinase STY13-like isoform X2, with protein sequence MSCSDKYNRGEQRDCETPVVGCESDEGASRNGSTTTATSPHFCIDQKVLVDPKQLFIGSKIGEGAHGKVYQGRYGDRIVAIKVLNHGNNSEERTALEGRFAREVTMMSRVKHENLVKFIGACKDPLMVLVTELLPGMSLRKYLVSIRPKQLDLRVALNYALDIARAMDCLHANGIIHRDLKPDNLLLTANQQSVKLADFGLAREESVTEMMTAETGTYRWMAPELYSTVTLRQGEKKHYNNKVDVYSFGIVFWKLLTNRMPFEGMSNLQAAYAAAFKSCWVEDPNLRPSFSQIIRMLNEFLFALPPPEPSLQEARSNEATVTSNGSIAELSARARGKFAFLRQLFAAKKARNSQ encoded by the exons ATGAGTTGCAGTGACAAGTATAACAGAGGAGAACAGAGGGACTGCGAAACACCAGTTGTCGGTTGTGAATCAGATGAGGGTGCCTCCAGGAATGGATCAACAACAACCGCAACCTCCCCACATTTTTGTATTGATCAAAAAGTTCTCGTTGACCCTAAACAGCTCTTTATTGGATCAAAGATTGGTGAGGGAGCTCATGGAAAAGTTTACCAAGGGAG GTATGGAGATCGAATTGTTGCCATAAAGGTCCTCAATCATGGCAACAATTCTGAAGAAAGGACTGCACTTGAAGGTCGTTTTGCCCGAGAAGTGACAATGATGTCAAGAGTTAAGCATGAAAATCTTGTGAAG TTTATTGGAGCGTGTAAAGATCCCTTGATGGTGTTAGTTACAGAGCTATTACCAGGCATGTCACTTCGAAAGTATTTGGTCAGCATCCGTCCAAAGCAGTTGGATCTTCGTGTGGCACTAAATTATGCCCTTGACATTGCTCGAGCTATGGATTGTTTACATGCTAATGGGATTATCCATAGAGATCTTAAACCTG ATAACTTGTTGCTTACGGCCAATCAGCAGTCTGTGAAGCTAGCAGATTTTGGCCTTGCAAGGGAAGAATCTGTAACCGAAATGATGACTGCAGAAACAGGGACATATCGTTGGATGGCCCCTGAG TTGTACAGCACTGTTACCCTGCGTCAGGGAGAGAAGAAGCATTACAATAATAAGGTAGATGTTTACAGTTTTGGGATTGTTTTTTGGAAACTACTGACGAACCGTATGCCGTTTGAAGGAATGTCAAATTTGCAGGCTGCTTATGCTGCTGCTTTTAAG TCATGCTGGGTTGAGGATCCCAATCTGCGACCTAGCTTCAGCCAAATCATCAGGATGCTGAACGAATTTCTCTTTGCACTGCCGCCACCAGAACCATCTTTGCAGGAAGCCCGGTCCAATGAAGCAACAGTTACAAGTAATGGCAGTATTGCAGAACTTTCTGCGCGAGCTAGAGGGAAATTTGCCTTTCTGCGTCAGCTCTTTGCTGCAAAGAAGGCAAGAAACTCACAGTAA
- the LOC113695915 gene encoding serine/threonine-protein kinase STY13-like isoform X1, translated as MSCSDKYNRGEQRDCETPVVGCESDEGASRNGSTTTATSPHFCIDQKVLVDPKQLFIGSKIGEGAHGKVYQGRYGDRIVAIKVLNHGNNSEERTALEGRFAREVTMMSRVKHENLVKFIGACKDPLMVLVTELLPGMSLRKYLVSIRPKQLDLRVALNYALDIARAMDCLHANGIIHRDLKPDNLLLTANQQSVKLADFGLAREESVTEMMTAETGTYRWMAPELYSTVTLRQGEKKHYNNKVDVYSFGIVFWKLLTNRMPFEGMSNLQAAYAAAFKQERPSIPEDISPDLAFIMQSCWVEDPNLRPSFSQIIRMLNEFLFALPPPEPSLQEARSNEATVTSNGSIAELSARARGKFAFLRQLFAAKKARNSQ; from the exons ATGAGTTGCAGTGACAAGTATAACAGAGGAGAACAGAGGGACTGCGAAACACCAGTTGTCGGTTGTGAATCAGATGAGGGTGCCTCCAGGAATGGATCAACAACAACCGCAACCTCCCCACATTTTTGTATTGATCAAAAAGTTCTCGTTGACCCTAAACAGCTCTTTATTGGATCAAAGATTGGTGAGGGAGCTCATGGAAAAGTTTACCAAGGGAG GTATGGAGATCGAATTGTTGCCATAAAGGTCCTCAATCATGGCAACAATTCTGAAGAAAGGACTGCACTTGAAGGTCGTTTTGCCCGAGAAGTGACAATGATGTCAAGAGTTAAGCATGAAAATCTTGTGAAG TTTATTGGAGCGTGTAAAGATCCCTTGATGGTGTTAGTTACAGAGCTATTACCAGGCATGTCACTTCGAAAGTATTTGGTCAGCATCCGTCCAAAGCAGTTGGATCTTCGTGTGGCACTAAATTATGCCCTTGACATTGCTCGAGCTATGGATTGTTTACATGCTAATGGGATTATCCATAGAGATCTTAAACCTG ATAACTTGTTGCTTACGGCCAATCAGCAGTCTGTGAAGCTAGCAGATTTTGGCCTTGCAAGGGAAGAATCTGTAACCGAAATGATGACTGCAGAAACAGGGACATATCGTTGGATGGCCCCTGAG TTGTACAGCACTGTTACCCTGCGTCAGGGAGAGAAGAAGCATTACAATAATAAGGTAGATGTTTACAGTTTTGGGATTGTTTTTTGGAAACTACTGACGAACCGTATGCCGTTTGAAGGAATGTCAAATTTGCAGGCTGCTTATGCTGCTGCTTTTAAG CAAGAGAGGCCTTCCATTCCAGAAGACATTTCCCCTGATCTCGCTTTCATTATGCAGTCATGCTGGGTTGAGGATCCCAATCTGCGACCTAGCTTCAGCCAAATCATCAGGATGCTGAACGAATTTCTCTTTGCACTGCCGCCACCAGAACCATCTTTGCAGGAAGCCCGGTCCAATGAAGCAACAGTTACAAGTAATGGCAGTATTGCAGAACTTTCTGCGCGAGCTAGAGGGAAATTTGCCTTTCTGCGTCAGCTCTTTGCTGCAAAGAAGGCAAGAAACTCACAGTAA
- the LOC113695915 gene encoding serine/threonine-protein kinase STY13-like isoform X4: MSCSDKYNRGEQRDCETPVVGCESDEGASRNGSTTTATSPHFCIDQKVLVDPKQLFIGSKIGEGAHGKVYQGRYGDRIVAIKVLNHGNNSEERTALEGRFAREVTMMSRVKHENLVKFIGACKDPLMVLVTELLPGMSLRKYLVSIRPKQLDLRVALNYALDIARAMDCLHANGIIHRDLKPDNLLLTANQQSVKLADFGLAREESVTEMMTAETGTYRWMAPELYSTVTLRQGEKKHYNNKSCWVEDPNLRPSFSQIIRMLNEFLFALPPPEPSLQEARSNEATVTSNGSIAELSARARGKFAFLRQLFAAKKARNSQ, translated from the exons ATGAGTTGCAGTGACAAGTATAACAGAGGAGAACAGAGGGACTGCGAAACACCAGTTGTCGGTTGTGAATCAGATGAGGGTGCCTCCAGGAATGGATCAACAACAACCGCAACCTCCCCACATTTTTGTATTGATCAAAAAGTTCTCGTTGACCCTAAACAGCTCTTTATTGGATCAAAGATTGGTGAGGGAGCTCATGGAAAAGTTTACCAAGGGAG GTATGGAGATCGAATTGTTGCCATAAAGGTCCTCAATCATGGCAACAATTCTGAAGAAAGGACTGCACTTGAAGGTCGTTTTGCCCGAGAAGTGACAATGATGTCAAGAGTTAAGCATGAAAATCTTGTGAAG TTTATTGGAGCGTGTAAAGATCCCTTGATGGTGTTAGTTACAGAGCTATTACCAGGCATGTCACTTCGAAAGTATTTGGTCAGCATCCGTCCAAAGCAGTTGGATCTTCGTGTGGCACTAAATTATGCCCTTGACATTGCTCGAGCTATGGATTGTTTACATGCTAATGGGATTATCCATAGAGATCTTAAACCTG ATAACTTGTTGCTTACGGCCAATCAGCAGTCTGTGAAGCTAGCAGATTTTGGCCTTGCAAGGGAAGAATCTGTAACCGAAATGATGACTGCAGAAACAGGGACATATCGTTGGATGGCCCCTGAG TTGTACAGCACTGTTACCCTGCGTCAGGGAGAGAAGAAGCATTACAATAATAAG TCATGCTGGGTTGAGGATCCCAATCTGCGACCTAGCTTCAGCCAAATCATCAGGATGCTGAACGAATTTCTCTTTGCACTGCCGCCACCAGAACCATCTTTGCAGGAAGCCCGGTCCAATGAAGCAACAGTTACAAGTAATGGCAGTATTGCAGAACTTTCTGCGCGAGCTAGAGGGAAATTTGCCTTTCTGCGTCAGCTCTTTGCTGCAAAGAAGGCAAGAAACTCACAGTAA
- the LOC113695915 gene encoding serine/threonine-protein kinase STY13-like isoform X5, with the protein MSCSDKYNRGEQRDCETPVVGCESDEGASRNGSTTTATSPHFCIDQKVLVDPKQLFIGSKIGEGAHGKVYQGRYGDRIVAIKVLNHGNNSEERTALEGRFAREVTMMSRVKHENLVKFIGACKDPLMVLVTELLPGMSLRKYLVSIRPKQLDLRVALNYALDIARAMDCLHANGIIHRDLKPDNLLLTANQQSVKLADFGLAREESVTEMMTAETGTYRWMAPELYSTVTLRQGEKKHYNNKVDVYSFGIVFWKLLTNRMPFEGMSNLQAAYAAAFKLIQMVSPPHGMMLQLMQAKPPQILFS; encoded by the exons ATGAGTTGCAGTGACAAGTATAACAGAGGAGAACAGAGGGACTGCGAAACACCAGTTGTCGGTTGTGAATCAGATGAGGGTGCCTCCAGGAATGGATCAACAACAACCGCAACCTCCCCACATTTTTGTATTGATCAAAAAGTTCTCGTTGACCCTAAACAGCTCTTTATTGGATCAAAGATTGGTGAGGGAGCTCATGGAAAAGTTTACCAAGGGAG GTATGGAGATCGAATTGTTGCCATAAAGGTCCTCAATCATGGCAACAATTCTGAAGAAAGGACTGCACTTGAAGGTCGTTTTGCCCGAGAAGTGACAATGATGTCAAGAGTTAAGCATGAAAATCTTGTGAAG TTTATTGGAGCGTGTAAAGATCCCTTGATGGTGTTAGTTACAGAGCTATTACCAGGCATGTCACTTCGAAAGTATTTGGTCAGCATCCGTCCAAAGCAGTTGGATCTTCGTGTGGCACTAAATTATGCCCTTGACATTGCTCGAGCTATGGATTGTTTACATGCTAATGGGATTATCCATAGAGATCTTAAACCTG ATAACTTGTTGCTTACGGCCAATCAGCAGTCTGTGAAGCTAGCAGATTTTGGCCTTGCAAGGGAAGAATCTGTAACCGAAATGATGACTGCAGAAACAGGGACATATCGTTGGATGGCCCCTGAG TTGTACAGCACTGTTACCCTGCGTCAGGGAGAGAAGAAGCATTACAATAATAAGGTAGATGTTTACAGTTTTGGGATTGTTTTTTGGAAACTACTGACGAACCGTATGCCGTTTGAAGGAATGTCAAATTTGCAGGCTGCTTATGCTGCTGCTTTTAAG CTGATTCAAATGGTCTCCCCTCCACATGGCATGATGCTGCAACTTATGCAAGCTAAGCCACCACAAATTTTGTTTTCATGA